attttcttttcataaatatcTTCATATAATTGACATAAACTAAATTGCAAAGACAACCCCttgtggaaaaaaaagaataataagaAATTCCAATTtacttttctcaatttttaaaaactgtGCATAAACTCCCCCTCCACGCTTGTAGTGTGCATCATTGCACAATGTTTACAAGTAAAAATGCTCTTGAttataaatcattaaatcttattatatatatatatatatgatctaaatctaataaataaatcaacataCATTCTGATCCAGATCAATAGTctatatatcatatacaaATTCCTTCCTTTTGAGTTAAACTAATGACTCAAATTCGTATAAGttacaagaataaattaaaaaaaataaatttatactataaacaaatacataaacatatatatatatatataatattaggtaaataagtaaatacacaaaaaatataggtgGGGGACGGGAATAAGGAGTGCCAATGCAGGCGGGTAGTGGGGGGAGAAGCGACCATTTTTCTGGAAAGGGGGAGGGCCAGGTGGACGTGACCGGNNNNNNNNNNNNNNNGGAGAGAGGGGTGGGGGTAGGGGTGGCAGACGAGTTGAGCTGTTTCGGAAACTGGCTCGATTttgagctcaagctcgagctccTAACGAGCTCGAGCGAGCTCCATTTTCTCTGTTTATCAGCCCGCAAACCGACTCCCgagcttattttattttattttaaaatttttatatatttaattttatatttaatacttaatcaattttatactcaaattgaccatatattataattattaatcaatattatatattttattttagataataataaatcatggtacttttatttatatatttaatcttatacaaaaataaatttaatcaataatttagtaaattataatattttttatgaaataattatttaaatttataagtaattcacttatgactttttatctatttatgagttttatattcatatcaagatacatactatgcattatgcaatctattttattacttataaattatgtcgaaatttagtgattcttataaattaatctaaaaataatgataataaagaGGATATCGTCCACATAGACAAACAGAGCTGTAAATTCATCGGTAGAGCGTTTGATGGAAAAACAATGTTCATGGTTGGACTGACTGAAACCAAAATTAAGAAGCTTGTTGGTGAGCTCGAGGTTCCACTGTCTAGAATCTTGCTTAAGGCTACATAGCGACTTCTGGAGCTTACAGACTTGGCCAACAAGTACATCAATGAGGCCTTCAGGAGGGTCCACGTAGACATCTTCATCCAAGGAACCATGGAGGAAGGCGTTGTTGACATCGAGCTACAACAAGGGCTAGGATTTGGAAGCTgccaaagaaagaaaaacacgAACTGTGACAGATTTGCCAACAGGGGAAAAGGAATCAAAGGAATCAACCCCCTCAATTTGATTGTAGCCTTTAGCGATCAGGCGCACCTTGTAACGATCAATGGACCCATCTGGATTAAGCTTCAACTTAGACCCATCGCGAGCCAATGGTCTTCTTCCCAGGTGGTAGAGAAGTGAGAGTCCAAATTTTATTGTCAGCAAGTGCTTGCAATTCCTGGGATATGGTCTCCACCCAACACTTGTCTGTACTAGCTTGGAGATAATTTTTAGGTTTCTGTAAAGTAGACAAGTGGGCAAAAAAACGACTATGTGTAGTAGTATAAGATGAAGGAATGCAAGAAGATGCAGAACGAGTGCAGTGACAGATGTAATCAGACAACCAAGAGGGCTTGGAGTGGGTTCATTGAGAGCGACAAAGTGGAAAAGGAGGTGAAGGCACAAGAGGACTAGGGACAAAAGAAGCAGGAGGAGACGGAAGTGGAGTGCAAGGAGTATCCATATCAGCAACAAGAAGAGGTAAACATACAGGTGTAGAGGGAGAAGGAGCAGAACCGTAAGGAAAAGAGTGTTCACGAAAAATCACATCCCTAGAGGCAAATAAGCATGTGTGTCCATGTCATAAACTTTGTACGCCTTTTTGGATGAACAGTAGCCCAGGAAGATACATTTTGAGGCTCTCTTTTCAAACTTCTGTTTGAGGGGTAAGATATTCGTTGCAAAACAAAGGCAACCAAAGATTTTAAGGTTGGTGAGGCCAAGAGATTTATCGTAGAGTATCTCAAAAGAATACTTCCATTAAAGGACAAATGTGGGTAGCCTATTGATGGGGTAGGTAGCTGTTAGAATGGATTCACCCTAGAATTTCTTAGGTAAATTAGCTTGAAACAATAAGGCCCTAGCCACCTCTAGGACATGTTTGTGTTTACGTTCGACAACCCCATTTTGTTGTAGGGTATAAGGGAAACGTTTGATGAATTATACCAGAGGACTGAAATAAAGAGTGACATTGTATTTGATTGAGGTGTGAAATTGAGTTTTAATCATAGCAAGAAAATTTGCTAAAGTTTGATGAACCTAAGATTTGTGTCTAAGTAAAAAGGTCCATGTGGCTCAGCTGAAGTCATCCACACTTGTGAGGAAATAATTGCACCCAGTTAAAGAACTTAAATGATACGGACTCCATAGATCAGTGTGTAAGAGCTCAAATGCAGTGGTGGGGTTGTTGGTATTGGAAGGAAAAGGTTGTTTGGTCATGGGACAAATCTCATAATCTAGATTATGTGAAGAGATTGTAGTTTTGATATCTGGAATGTCCTAGCCTCTTGTGCCACAAAGAATTATTACAATCATGTGAGGTAAGACAAAGAAAATGTTTATTGACATATGAATCTATAACAACAGAGCTAAAAGAGGAATTGTCCATGAAGTATAAGTTTCCAACTTGATTGCCCACTGCTATAACCTGCTTAGTCTTCGGTCCTGAAACATACAATGAGATCTGTGAAACAATACTTCAATAGACAATGAGGAGCAAAGTTTAGGCACTGATAGGAGGTTGTACTTGAAGGAGGGAACTAGTAACACATCTGTTAGAGTGAAGTTTTTATGTAACGTGACTATGCCAGTGTGTGTAACAGAATGAGTTGAACCATCAGCTAGATGAATGAGTGTAGGATGAGAAAGGACTGTGAGATCATTGAGAGAGTAGGTGCTACCACACATATGATTAGTTGCTCTCATGTCCAAAATCCAGGaagaaaaaatgttatttccaGAACTGGTAAAGACAACCTTCATACTTGTAAAATCATCCACACGAGCTAAATTTCCTTGCGCCTCAGGTTGGATAGTAGTCCTTATAAGTCTGATCAATTCGTGTAGTAGTTCTTCCTTTGTGTTAGATTGCAATTAGTTCTCCGGCTTAGAGGTTGTTCCCACAGTGAATAGCTATTCCCATGtcccttttccttttatcTGCAAGTTCCTTATACCAGTCAGGGGTCTCGTGAAGCTTGAAGCAAATGTCCTTGATGTGCCCTGTTCTGTCGTAGTGTGTGCAGTGCAATGTGCGCTTATCATTCCCATATCTCTTCTTGCCAAACCTTGAGCCCCCCCGACATGTAGACTATGTTTTCAGTGTTGTCAGCAAGTTTCAAATGCACTCGTCTCTGTTTCTCTACACTTTATATCATGGAATAATCCTTGTTAACTGTGGGAGCAAGATCCATAACAAGGAGCTAATGTCTTACACTATCAAAGGCGTCATTGAGTCCCATAAGAAACTGCATAAGTTGTATGAAGGCTACTGATTTTGCAACTGGCTCCAAGCGCTACATGTGTGCTCATTGCAAGTGCATTGTGGTGTTGGCTTTAATTCCGCCATTTCACCCCAGATTCTTTTCATGTTTGTAAACTATGTGGAAAGAGATAAGTTTTCTTGCATCATAGAACATATTTCTCTTTGTAGTTGATACAGTTGTGGCCCATTACATTCACCATATCGTTGTTCAAGATCCAGGCATAGGCTCGTAGAGGACTTTGCATACATAAGTGCCCCTacaatttctttgaaaatagaatttagTATCCAAGTAGTTATCATACTGTCGACACTTATCCACTGCTCAAAATGTGGATTGTTGGTATTTGATTTTACagaattgtattttattctaaaaagaaAGGAGTATTAGTTGAAAGATGAATCATAAATGTCGAGAATCATGTGATCCATATCCATTTACACCTACTAATTAAAGGACATGTGTTTTGGGGGAAATCtgaaagcaaaacaaaaagttgaaagttaCACTACACGCACCTACTGTTTTATAAAGAAATGCATGAGAAACTTTTGAGGGGAGGggaaatatatagtttataacTCCATCCATAATAGTCTTCTTTAACCAAGAGGAGTGAGGACAGCCAGCCATAAAAAACCCTTCTTCCCTCAATGGCAAAAATTGAGTAGACATCCATCTCtcctctcaaatattatatttgcttTTGATGCTTCTCTTCCCCTTCGCCAAACCAATAAGCCTTCCCCATTAATCCAACCCTTTTATTACTTATGTTAAATTCACAACCACCCATTATTTTGCAtctaattaaacaatatttttagttttcttcAACTATTAcataatctaaaatattaataattaatatataataaatattaatttactggtaacataattaataaacatatataacatatacataaaattatcaagtattttcatataattttggtacaaatatatactcccaatatatatatatatcaatattctgaatttgtaacaaaattatagattgataTTACAATTCAAAtgtattatacatatatatatattaaataataatttataaaaaataataaaaagctACTAAGTTATTGATTATGCTTACTTTTAAATAGATTTTGAAACACcacttttatgatgatataaaattgaaatataagatATTGCTTGAACATAGttctaatatattataaatattttatatattacccTCATATACTATTATACGTGTAGTTAagtacataaaattattttctaaaaaaaaaaaacactttcaATGATCTTAGTATTTCATGCGACTTTAAATTAATgagtttttgtaaaaaaataataaattgaattgaattatttaattgtatagTTTCAGTTCCacatatgtaaaaatattaattgtaaatataaataataccaTACCCATAAAATTCTAACCTGAAAAACGCATGTGAGGACAAGCCTCGTGCGACTTCAAATTTTCACCATGGAGCCAGGGCGACCCGGAATCTATTGGAAATCCGGATTCCAAACCACAATCTATCCACTGCGGCCCAGCCCACCATCACTCGATCTGGAGACGCTGAAGCTGAGAAACCTCTCCCTCACTCTCTCTTGCCTGGCGCAGGGCTAGGGTTTGTGTTCTTGGAAGAGCTTGCGACCCACACGGACGgtattctccttcaattttgcgtaaatacattttcaaagAGTGATATCTCCAGCATCCGCTATGTCtgtttttgatttcttttccaaGATATTCATtatgtatttcattttaatgcTTAATTGCGGTTTCTATGTTCTCATAACCATTCTTGCTTTTTGGATTATGTGGGTTCTTCGTCTCTACAACTTTGTAGTTTTCACCACCCATGTCAAAGATCAACGAGATTATCCTGTATCCTATCGCTGCTGGGAACTCTTCTTCGTGAACGATACATCGACACCTAATTTTCAACATAGGTGTGAAAGAGATATGCAAGGGAATTCATTGCTTTTTGCTTCAACGAGCCCCTCGATGTTGCGCTCTCCTACTGGAGCGAATGGTACATTAAATTTCTTGCCATGTCTGGCAACTCCTCTCAGGCATAAGAGGAAACCGTTTTTTGTCAACTCCACTTCATCTGCTGATGCCGGTCACTCCCAGCAGAATGCATCATCTTCTGAGTTTAAGAGTCCACTCTCTGTGGTTTTAGACGTCCCTCGTATGATTTGGAAACAGACTATGAGACCCTTGACTGATTTTGGATTCGGTAGGAAAAGCATATGGGAGGGTGGGGTCGGCTTGTTTCTTGTTTCAGGGACACTTCTATTGGCACTTAGCTTGGCTTGGTTGAGGGGATTCCAATTGAGATCAAAGTTCAGGAAATATTTGGCTGTTTTTGAGTTTGATCAGGCTAGTGGTATTTGCACTGGAACACCTGTTAGGATTAGAGGAGTAAACGTTGGGAATGTGGTTCGTGTGAATCCCTCATTGAGGAATATTGAGGCTGTTGTTGAGGTGAGGGCGAGGCATTGAAAGAACTTTCAAACATTCTGTGATTGGTGGCTTCAGTGCATTCTgactatataaattaattttattcatcttGTTTTGTAGATTGAAGATGATAAAGTTATAATACCACGGAATTCATTGATTGAAGTCAATCAGTCTGGTCTTCTCATGGAAACTCTCATTGATATTACACCAAGAGATCCCATTCCAGCACCTTCAGTTGGGCCTCTTCATGCAGGTTGTGTTAAAGAGGGTTTAATCGTTTGTGACAGACAAAAGATAAAGGGGCACCAAGGGGTGAGTTTGGATGCATTGGTTGGAATATTTACTCGCATCGGTCGTGAAGTTGAAGAAATTGGTGTTACAAATGCTTATACAGTGGCTGAACGGGTTGCCACTGTTATTGAAGAGGCTCGACCGCTGCTTGCAAAGGTGTGCTCTGTAGTACTTTTTATATGTGCTTTTCCCATATTAGCTTGTTTTAGTTGAACTGATGGTGTACCCTGAGTCAtgaatttatgttattttatctatatttaataGGACATCtgcaaatttaaatattattccatCATCTACCCTCCATAAGGATCATGTTTACAATGAAAATGGACTCTATAGACAGTACATCTCATTTGTATATCCAATATCATACTTGTGCTGTATggtagtttattttttacaactgTACTTAAAGTATATGTTTGTGTACTTATTTACAAGTGATCATCATAGCAGAGAGACTGTATTTTTAGGTTCTCCTGggcctttttctcttttaggtTCTGGTGTTCTGTCTTTGATTGACATCTTGGCTACCATCTCCagattttcatttctatctttttcACTTGGCCTGAGCTTATGGCTTGTTGCTTGTATATATAGCAAGTCTgagataaaatttagtatagaCCTATTAAGCTATCATTACTGGTGGAAGTTCATCCTTTTTactagtttattattatttttttgaatgagCTGTCATGTATCTAAATGAAACTGCACCTTTGTAGTTAGCTTAAATTGATGTTTACTGGTTATTCATCAGTACtgtctttttccttttgggCAGTACGTTGCTGTCCGAGATTAGTTTGGAAGTTAGACACTAGATATTGTGAAATGGCTGTCATCTATTGAATGGGGTGGTATAGGTAGCATTTGGACTTTTGGCAGGTACCAAAAGTCCCTTTGGCACCTTCTGGGTTTTCATCTTTTGGACTTTCTTGAGGTTAGGTTTTCTCTCACGGATATCAAAACTATGGTTCAGTTGCTTGCCTCGAGTGATGgttttgtaatagttattGTCAGATGAATGTTGATAGTGCTTTACATCCTTCCTATTCTGCTGCCAGCAGTAGCAAATTAGAGTAAAATATGGGGAATCGCCTTGTAGTAGTTAAATGCATTCACCATGGTGTCATAGCATTGAATGTATTCTCATGTAAAACTCTGTCTCTGATGTAGTGATTTCCCAGATTAGAGCTATGGCTGCAGATGTAGAACCTTTGCTGGCTGAAGTTCATGATAGTGGTTTACTGAAGGAAGTTGAGAATCTAACAAGAAGCCTTACACAAGCTTCCGAGGAAATGAGGTAACTGTATTCTTCAGCTTGGTTGCAAACTTTAATGACAAAAATCCTCAGTGCAAGTACATTCATGGTTCATGTGTTCATTCTTGTTAAAATCTTTTGCAAGTTTGGCATAAAcaacagacacacacacacacacacccaaaaATAAAGTTCTAAGTTTcacaataatatttagaaaactTAATTTCTATCTTACtggtatataatttaaaggaGTCTACAATCtacataattaagaaattttggGGAAGATACTGGAAGTTGGCTAGTAAACTATGATACATATCGTTTCCCAATTCCCGTGAGAaacttgcttttctttcttattttggaGATTGTTAGGGTGAAAAGATAAGACTTTGTAATTTGTAGTCTCTTAAGGACAGCAGTATCATATTGTGTCCGACTGAATGTGGAATACGTGCAACTGTTGAAGGTACCTGGTTGCACACCATGAGCCCCTTGGAGTAGGTTGTTTATGTAGTACTCACTAATCATTGATCATTCTGCTGGTACAGAACTTACTGAATAAAAccttaattgaattatttgcaTCTATTCAACTAAGAGCAATCTTCATCCCTCATTCCACACCTCCGGCCACACCTTGTCCCGCCCCTAGACCAACTTTGCGATCTCCTAGTTCCCACTCGTTAGCCCGCCAAGCTCATTTTCAACCAAATTCAGTCGGCCCCCACCACTTTTAACCACTTCCAATCAAAGTTTCCCAGGATAGCCTTGGATATTTATGGAGCGGTGCTCCTGTCAATTTGATGCTGACTTGGAACAATTTCTTAAAGGTTAAAATAGCTTACAAATACTCGAGATGTATCGATTCCAACACTAGATGTTTCTTCAGCATTTCCTTACATTTAGGAAATAATAGATGTAACAATTCaatgtgtttctttttttactgCTTTCCAAGAAGTATCCTGGATATGCTGTCCACATACCCAGTTGATTAGCATTTATACAGTTCCTTAATTTACTTATGGTCAATTTGCTAGAGTGTTTAACTGCTTACAAAggttaaatatgtaatttggTGTAGAATTGAGCTTTCATCATGTAAGATGTTGTGGTTTTGCATACTTTGTATATTGTATGGTAATTGACTCATGGTGAGTTATTTGTGAACCATGCAGAAGGGTTCAGTCGTCAATTTTGACTCCAGAAAACAcagaattaattcaaaagtCTATCTATACACTCATTTTTACGCTGAAGAACATTGAGGTACTCGCTGCCCAGGCATCTGCCTTGATTCTGATCGTTCAAATGGTTGTTATccttctaattattattacttttgttGTTGCTAAATTCTGTATCCTCTTGTCTTAATCAACACTTGCAGAGTATAAGCTCTGATATATTAGGATTTACTGGGGATGAAGCCACAAGAAAGAACTTGAAACTGCTCATTAAGTCTCTTAGCAGGCTGCTATGAAGAAGAGGAAATGAAATTGACTGATCTATTCTGTTGCAATGTATTGAAAGCAGAGGAACACGTAAATCATGGCAGGATTCTTTTGGATTTGAGTATGTTGAAGCTACTTGTTTTTTTTGCAATGTGAAAGGCAAAATACTTGTGGATTCCTCAAGTGCGGATCAGATGGGCAAAACGAGAACCTGGCTGTCACATTTTCTGCATAACTCTATGGTTGCCATGGATGAGAATTCCAGCTTTCTGTTTCTTGGGCGCCCAATATCATGGACTTCAGGAATTTTGACATTGGAAGAAGTTTCTCTGATCTTTGAAATGCTGAACTTGGCATCTCCTATACCCTTAGGTTTtgaattctctttttttagaTTGATTACAACcctttttgttctaatttGACATCTTTTTGCTGTACTCTTCCCAGATGCTCATCTATTTGGAAGGAAAAGTTGACCTTTCTGAATAACATAAGACCTAAGAAATTGTTTGGAGTGTTACATAtcagtttaattttttgtagtcCAGCGGGGACGTGTCGTTGGAGTGTTGGCATTTGGTTATTCGGAGAGCAAGAGATCATATATTCGACAATGAAATCTTCAtcttttgatttatattgGCTTAGTCGGGCATGTTTTACTCGGCTATTGGCGGCCCAGGATATTGAGGCAACATTCCTTCATGAATGAGATGTTTAAAAATTTCTGTTATCACCTTAAAGGCTTAAACTCGTGCTTATTGCTTCCAAAAAGATAATAGCTACCCCGGATCATAACGAGATTCCGAGATCTCCCCATTACCATGAAACCgtttcaagaaatatataagttgGACCAATGACATAGTCTGGGGAATTATTACACAGCTTGTTTGTGGGGAACTGTCTGCCCGCATCATGTCGTTTATTTTATGCCACTGCAAAGCTATATCCTTCAATTTGTGTGTTTCAGGTGCCAATCAGTCTTTGGTATTTCACTGTGTAATGGTAGTAATCCATCTGTGGACAACTGCATCCAGTGCCACCTGAACTTTCCGGAACCTTTTAAGAGATTAACCCGAAAGCTTAGGCAAAGAAAAAGCGGAAGGATGTTCCATTCTTCACATTACTCCACTCCTGATGAAACTAGATCCCCTAACCTTTCTCACATTTTGGCCGAGCATCAAGTTTCTCAATCTCTCTGCCTCGCTCCATTTGCCACTTAATACATACAAATCAGAGATAAGTGAGTAAACCCCTCCGTCAGCCTCTGGCCTCACCATCCTCATCACCTTATGAATCACCTTCTCGACCATTTGATACTGCTTGTGCAACTTACAAGATGACAAGAATGAACCCCAAATTACCACATTAGGCTCAAAGGGCATCGTGTTAATAATCTCATATGCTTCCCCCAGCAATCCTGTCTTACCAAACAAATCAACCATGCAGCCATAGTGCTGAATTCTTGGCCTCAGCCCACTCTGTTCAAGCATTCTAAAGTATCTGCGGCCCTCATCCACCAAACCCGCTTGCACACAGGCAGTAAGTATTCCTGTGAATGTCAACTCATTGGGCTTCACTCCCGCTTCTCTCATCTTCTCAAAGATCCTCAGCGCCTCTAGGCCATAGCCACATTGTGCAGCACCACAAATTAAAGCCGTCCAGGCCACCACATTGTTACCCTTCATCATGTTGAATATCAAGCATGCACTCTTTAGAACCCCGCATTTTGCATACATGTCAAGTAAACAAGTGCCTAACTCCACATTCAATTGCCATTCATTCTTAATGGCGTAGGCATGTATGGATTTTCCAAACACTAATCCAGCTGAACCAATTCGGCCGCACCCTGCTAAAATTGAGCCTAAGGTTAGTTGATCGGGCTTTAGGCACTGATTCTCGACATTTCTACACATTATCATTTCTCGAAAAAGTGACAACCCTTGGTCCCAGAGAGAATTGTCCATATAAGCAGCGATAATGGCAGACCACGACGCGACGTCTCGCACGGGCATCCTGTCAAAAAAAATGCGAGCAGTTGTCACATTTCCTTGTCGTGAATATGCCGAGATCATAATGTTCCAAGTGACTGTGTTTCGTAGGGGCATTTCGTCGAACAGGATACAGGCGTCGTCAAAGAGGCTCAGGGCATACGCGCAAAGGAGAGAAGTGGCGACGTAAACGTGAGTAGAGAAGCCGAGTTTGAGAAGGTGGGCGTGGATGTGACGTACGATGGTGATGTTGTGGGGCAAATTGGTGCAGGATTTAAGGGCGAAGAGGATAGAGAAGGTATCGAAAGGCACAGCCTGGCGTTGCATCCGGGAGTAGAGTTGGAGGGCCTTGAGAGGTGAAGTGGAGGAGGCTTTCCGTATGGAGAAAGCCCAGGAATTGAAGTGGGCTCTGAACAGAGAATTCCATGAATGATGATTGAAGAAGCAAAAATCAGGGGGAAGTGTTTGTTTAACAAGGGCTGCTGCAAGCGAGATAGGGGGAGTAGTGATTTTTGTGAGCATAGCATGAGACTGAGAGTGGCTCCTTTCGTCTCCTCTCCTCTATCACTCTTCCATTAACCCAAAACACATTCTGATTGATCTGTTATGTATCAAAAAACCTAAAAATCAAATGCTTCTCCCGGCAGAGATAGGGATCCGGGTTCACGTTCGTCCATAATAGATGCAATGGGTCCACCCGGGTTAGATCCCACCGCCCCAAATTTTGAAGTCATAACCGGGTTAACGGAGCaggtattttaattttattttgatattttggatTTAGACCTGGCTGGATCAAATTTTgtgtagtatatatatttagaataattatattgataattttttaatttacacttataatttagtaattaattttattaatatattaattgaatataaataataaaaaatatacatgatcATGTTATTCATtcccataaatattaatttgacaccccttttattttttgataattaactCTGTCAACAAggacatttttaaattttaataattattagaagtaatttttataatttttaaaaaaaataaaaataattcatataaaaaaataataggtgagaagatgtaaatataatttcactaTATAATGTTTGAAGTGTGCAGTGATTCAAAGTTGAGAGATGAATTGAGCATGTGCACAATTCTAACCACTTTGTTCTTAACATGGGGCAACGACGTCGTACGTAGATTtgaaaagttttaattaataaatggtGATGAGTGAGATAagatgagaaattaaaagtataCGTAATGAGTGagatgagaaattaaaagtatacgtagcatgcacatatatatatatttatataattgacaccaagattaaaattagttGTCTGAATATACATATTGTGGTGGTGTTGGTGTAAGATGAGTAACCTCCTCAGTCCTCATAATAAGTgtaacattaattaaataaattataatgtggTTAATTATTAACGTGAGAAGttgtgaataattaattatacatgtccaagtaattaatatattaagagaTTTGGATTTGAAGAAATAACGAAAGAGCTAAGTGTCAAGATATTTGTATTATAGTAAGGTGCATGATGAGATTTGTAGTTGGAGCAGTATgaatatatcaagaaattaaagGTATGGAGAGTCGCTTAGCAGTATAGGGACTCCGTTGGGGATTCTCTTTCCccttatctttttcttttttgtatagAGTTACTTAGCTCGTTATTTCGATTATGTAGTGAAAAAAGGCAAATATTAAGCGGAGGGGGAGAGGGTCCTCATCATCATTCTCAATCATTCAATCAACACCTTATGCCTTTAtgccaaaatataattgttagcTTCCTTTTTCTAATTTCCAAATCAAAGTATaagttgggatttgggaggagagagataattacaaattGTCGGCAAATGccaatattagtaaataacaaatattataactaattaCATCTTTTCCCCTACCTAATTTGGTCCAACTTAGATTTATGTAATCAATCAAACTGATGCTTCCTAAAtcttttatgaattaaatttacaataacGTATAACAACCCTGTTGAACCATCAACAGAGAAGTTAGTccacaaacttattttttgtattattaagtTGGTAAGTTCAAGAAATAAGTTTATTCCAACACAACATGTCATCATGTAGTTGGATTAGcatgttatataatttgtcAACACATCAGGATAC
This genomic window from Sesamum indicum cultivar Zhongzhi No. 13 linkage group LG12, S_indicum_v1.0, whole genome shotgun sequence contains:
- the LOC105175915 gene encoding protein TRIGALACTOSYLDIACYLGLYCEROL 2, chloroplastic, whose translation is MQGNSLLFASTSPSMLRSPTGANGTLNFLPCLATPLRHKRKPFFVNSTSSADAGHSQQNASSSEFKSPLSVVLDVPRMIWKQTMRPLTDFGFGRKSIWEGGVGLFLVSGTLLLALSLAWLRGFQLRSKFRKYLAVFEFDQASGICTGTPVRIRGVNVGNVVRVNPSLRNIEAVVEIEDDKVIIPRNSLIEVNQSGLLMETLIDITPRDPIPAPSVGPLHAGCVKEGLIVCDRQKIKGHQGVSLDALVGIFTRIGREVEEIGVTNAYTVAERVATVIEEARPLLAKIRAMAADVEPLLAEVHDSGLLKEVENLTRSLTQASEEMRRVQSSILTPENTELIQKSIYTLIFTLKNIESISSDILGFTGDEATRKNLKLLIKSLSRLL
- the LOC105175914 gene encoding pentatricopeptide repeat-containing protein At5g66520-like yields the protein MLTKITTPPISLAAALVKQTLPPDFCFFNHHSWNSLFRAHFNSWAFSIRKASSTSPLKALQLYSRMQRQAVPFDTFSILFALKSCTNLPHNITIVRHIHAHLLKLGFSTHVYVATSLLCAYALSLFDDACILFDEMPLRNTVTWNIMISAYSRQGNVTTARIFFDRMPVRDVASWSAIIAAYMDNSLWDQGLSLFREMIMCRNVENQCLKPDQLTLGSILAGCGRIGSAGLVFGKSIHAYAIKNEWQLNVELGTCLLDMYAKCGVLKSACLIFNMMKGNNVVAWTALICGAAQCGYGLEALRIFEKMREAGVKPNELTFTGILTACVQAGLVDEGRRYFRMLEQSGLRPRIQHYGCMVDLFGKTGLLGEAYEIINTMPFEPNVVIWGSFLSSCKLHKQYQMVEKVIHKVMRMVRPEADGGVYSLISDLYVLSGKWSEAERLRNLMLGQNVRKVRGSSFIRSGVM